Part of the Bifidobacterium sp. ESL0775 genome is shown below.
CGATATAGGCCTCGATGTCGCGATCGGAATAATCACCGAAACGCACTGTGGCATGGCTGGAGGCCAGCTCCTGGCGGCCGGTGGCGAAATCGATGAGGCAATGGCCGGTCCACAACTCCCCTGACTTGCCACGCATCGCGCTCAGACGTTCGCGCGCGATTTCCGGCGTGTGCGGCTTACCCAACGCGACGTCATCGAAAAGAAACATGGAATCGCAACCGATGATCAGCGGGCCGACTTTGGCGTTCGTGAACCCGGGATGTTCGGCCAAAGCCTCTTTCATCAGTTCGGCCTCGACTGGAACGGCGACGTCTGAAAAATCGCGGGTTATCGTCGTCACATCGCCATTCGCGGGCTTCGTATTCGATTGGGACGCGGCCTGGGTCTCAGAATCATCATTCATTCCGGCCTCAAGCGGATAGGCGGTCACCTGCTCGCCGCTGGCGTCGCGAGCGGCCTCGGCGACCTGCCGATACGCCCGATAGACGCTCTGCGCCTTGGCCTGAGCGAGAATCATCACGCGCTGCTCGCAGCTCAGATCACCGACCGCGATGCCACGGGCTTTCGCCTCGGCGGCGACGGCGGCTGGCTCATCGACGTGCGAGACGTGGATAGTCGGGCTGATGCCAGCGGCATTGAGCACATTGCGCCGCGAAGGCGATTGCGAGGCAAGAATCAGCGGAATCGACATAACACTCCAAACATTGGCCGGCACAACCGGCATAGAACGTATCCACGTCTACCCTACCCAAATTTCGCACGAAATGTCAGGGCAAACCATATCAATGCGGGAAATCGAGGGCACTACCGCCAAATAAAATAATTCAGAACGTATCATCATGACCTGAAGTACTCATCAGGGTCAGCACAAGCCGCTTTTTCTCACGTCGATAAACCAGAAGCCAATCACCTTCGATATGCAATTCATGGTAACCGCGATAATTTCCCTTGAGCTGGTGGTCCCGGTATTGGCGCGTCAACTGAGACAAGTCATACACCCTTAAATCATCAAGAACCCGATACAGCTTTCGCAAATCATAGTGTTTCTTTTTAAGACGTTTCACATCCTTGATGAATTTACCGGTGTATTCGAACTCATACATTGTCGATAATCCGTTTCATGGCTTCGGCATCGCCCGCATAATACACCGGAGAGGCTTCAGCCTCGGCGATGTCCCGTTCCAGCGGAGTGAGGCTCGCGCGGAAAGGCAAACCACCATCACGCACAGACTGAGCCAGAAACATATTAATCGCGGTGCCCATGTCGAGACCCAGCTTGTCAAACAGCTCCGTTGCCTGATCCTTAAGGCTCTTTCTTGTCCTGATCTGAATACGCGAGATATCTTGTACAGCTTGTGCCATGTTGACTCCTTTATAGCAGATTTATACACAATACTGCTTTATTATAGTCATATTTGAGCCATTTTGGCTCTCTAAAGTCAAAACATTCGCGCCTTGAATACTTTCAAACCCTCAAACTTCATCCTTCAAGCTCGACCTGGACGCCTTGGGAGCTGACGGGGAGATGGAGGACGCGCCAGTGGCCGCCCTCGAGTTGGGTGGCGGCGGTTTCATCGATTCGGGCGGAGGCATCGCCGTAATGCAATACCAAGACGCAGGGGCCGGCTCCGGAAACTGCGGCGGCGAAACCCTTGGCACGCAACGTCTCGATGAGCTTCCAGGATGGGGCCATCAGCCCTTTGCGGTAGAGCTGGTGCAACCTGTCCTGCGTGGCGGCGAACAGCAAGGCGTTGGAACGGGAGGCTGAATCGCCATCGCCTGCGCCAGATCCATCTCCAGCTTTTTCCCGTTCGCCGCTCGACTTGGCCGCCAGAATCTGCGGGTTCATCGCAGCAGGGAGCAACGCCACACGCGAGACATTGAACACCGCATCCTTATAGGGCAACTTGCGTGGCAGGGCTTCGCGCGCCTTTTGTGTTGACAGTTCGAAATCGGGCACGAAAACGGCAGCGGTCATGGCCTCGGCCACCGGGTAATTGACCGTATGGAAACCAGCACGCAACGGCTCGCCGCCGGGGATTCCCACGGATCCCACGCCTTCGGCTGTCTCGAAATTCCATGAGACCGTGAGTCCTCCATAAACCGCGGGAGCCACATTGTCGGGATGCCCCTCGATGGAGGCGGCCATTTGGAAAATCGTCTCGCGATTGAGATCAGCGTCGCCTTGGGCGAAGGCGGCAGCCGCCGCGATGCCGGCGACGATGGCCTCGGCTGATGAACCCATGCCGCGGGCCTGGGGAATGTTGTTTTGCGCTTCCAAAGTGAAGCCGAAGCGGCGCAGGCCAAACGCCTCGCAAGCGCGACGGAATGTGGAGACCACCAAATGCGTCTCGTCGCGGGGCAACGTGTCCTCGCCCTCGCCGTGAATGATTACTTTGACGCTGGTATCTGAGTCATCATCAGTAACGTCTGTATTGAGCTTGAAGGTGAGCTCGTCGTGATAATCCAACGCCAAGCCGACGGTGTCGAAACCGGAACCGAGGTTCGCGCTCGTGGCCGGAACCCGCACCTTGACCTGCTTTGCCTTCGGCAACATTGACGCCATAGCCATCTCCTCGTCCATTCACACAACCGTTGAGGGCTGTGCTATACCGATACGTCTTGGTAGCAACAGCATAACGCAGACTTGAGGAAACCGGACCTTACATCTCGCGTAGGATCGAGGGATCGCCGATGACGAAATCGAACTTGCAGACGTCATCGACCGTCTCACGCAGCGTGTTCTCGTTGCACTGGTGCGTCACCACACGCAGGGTCTGCAACTCACCCGAATAACCCGGATCGTGCGGCGTAGGCCTCAAATCCTGGTTGATGCCGTTGATGGAAATGCCATGGTCGGCGAAGACCTTGGAGATCGCGGCGAGGATGCCGGGTCGGTCGCAGACGCGGAAACGCACAGCGAATTCGGCGCTTGACGCGCTCAATGGGGCCTTGGGCAGGTTCCGGTACATCGAGATCTGCGGGCCCGTGCCGCCCTGGACGATATGGCGCGCGACGGTGACGATGTCGCCCAAAACCGCGGAGGCCGTGGGAGCGCCGCCGGCGCCGCGGCCGTAGAACATGAGGTCGTCGGCTTCATTGGCGTGGACGAACGCGGCGTTGAAGCTGCCGTGGACGCTGGCCAGCGGATGGTCGTCGGGTATCAGCGCCGGATAGACGCGCGCGGAGACGCCGTCCTCGTCGTTGCTCACCACGGCGAGCAGCTTGATGACCTTGTGCTCAGCCTTGGCCAGGGCGATGTCGTCGGCGGTGATACTTGTAATACCTTCCATGGTGACATCATCAATGCTCACCGGGGTATGGAACGCGAGGGAGGCGACGATGGCCGCCTTGTTGGCCGCGTCCTCACCTTCGATGTCGCCGGTCGGGTCCGCCTCGGCGTAGCCCTTGGCCTGCGCATCCTTCAACGCAATGTTGAAATCGAGGCCTTTGGTGGTCATCTCATCAAGAATGTAGTTGGTAGTGCCGTTGAGCACACCCAAGACGCTGGTGACCTTGTCGCCCACCAGAGACTCGCGCAAGGGACGAATCAGCGGAATCGCGCCGCCCACGGCCGCCTCGAAGTAGATGTCGACGCCGTCTTCCTCGGCGGTGCGATAGATCTCCGGACCATATTTCGCCAGCAGCGCCTTGTTGGCAGTGACCACGGAAGCGCCGCTGTCGAGCGCCTTCAAGACAAGGCTGCGAGCGGGCTCGAGGCCGCCGATGAGCTCGACCAAGATGTCGCTGTGGGTGGCGACGTATTTGCTGTCGGTGGTCAGAAGCGATTTGTCGATCCACGGGGCGTTGACCTCTTCAGGGTGGAGGCAGGCGATGCCAGAAATCTCCAGCGGCTGGCCGATACGCTGCTGCAAATCGTCTTTTTGCTCGGTCAGTATCCTGGCGACCTGGGAGCCAACGGTGCCCACACCCAACAGACCCA
Proteins encoded:
- a CDS encoding type II toxin-antitoxin system RelB/DinJ family antitoxin, producing the protein MAQAVQDISRIQIRTRKSLKDQATELFDKLGLDMGTAINMFLAQSVRDGGLPFRASLTPLERDIAEAEASPVYYAGDAEAMKRIIDNV
- the thrB gene encoding homoserine kinase, translated to MLPKAKQVKVRVPATSANLGSGFDTVGLALDYHDELTFKLNTDVTDDDSDTSVKVIIHGEGEDTLPRDETHLVVSTFRRACEAFGLRRFGFTLEAQNNIPQARGMGSSAEAIVAGIAAAAAFAQGDADLNRETIFQMAASIEGHPDNVAPAVYGGLTVSWNFETAEGVGSVGIPGGEPLRAGFHTVNYPVAEAMTAAVFVPDFELSTQKAREALPRKLPYKDAVFNVSRVALLPAAMNPQILAAKSSGEREKAGDGSGAGDGDSASRSNALLFAATQDRLHQLYRKGLMAPSWKLIETLRAKGFAAAVSGAGPCVLVLHYGDASARIDETAATQLEGGHWRVLHLPVSSQGVQVELEG
- a CDS encoding type II toxin-antitoxin system YafQ family toxin; protein product: MYEFEYTGKFIKDVKRLKKKHYDLRKLYRVLDDLRVYDLSQLTRQYRDHQLKGNYRGYHELHIEGDWLLVYRREKKRLVLTLMSTSGHDDTF
- a CDS encoding homoserine dehydrogenase → MGQLEGLSRQQADGRSDDVETPRKGIHNSTTPIRVGLLGVGTVGSQVARILTEQKDDLQQRIGQPLEISGIACLHPEEVNAPWIDKSLLTTDSKYVATHSDILVELIGGLEPARSLVLKALDSGASVVTANKALLAKYGPEIYRTAEEDGVDIYFEAAVGGAIPLIRPLRESLVGDKVTSVLGVLNGTTNYILDEMTTKGLDFNIALKDAQAKGYAEADPTGDIEGEDAANKAAIVASLAFHTPVSIDDVTMEGITSITADDIALAKAEHKVIKLLAVVSNDEDGVSARVYPALIPDDHPLASVHGSFNAAFVHANEADDLMFYGRGAGGAPTASAVLGDIVTVARHIVQGGTGPQISMYRNLPKAPLSASSAEFAVRFRVCDRPGILAAISKVFADHGISINGINQDLRPTPHDPGYSGELQTLRVVTHQCNENTLRETVDDVCKFDFVIGDPSILREM